One window of Terriglobia bacterium genomic DNA carries:
- a CDS encoding tetratricopeptide repeat protein — protein MSRKQAVPYSLGLLVLSFTVLLAWAGTGLLLLGSGPEPQKKGRTPPHVAAPVYLPFTGTEFHFRFWYPAQGWEVSAASANVLAQITNRAGSSFVVLHTALDFPLTLDEMGHDFIDVENDVLKKDFPSAQVHSADFITFHKSKAVEIRYDYTSEVGPQAAREVIIIHGKDLFRLRTTALKSSSAAVEPLLSWMMENFYFYDTLASAPAAPTPMPAAAAAAPPVAAGAVHPRPTPSTPRPTAPVVPPPPTTSVPPPGESTGSLYQQARAEYLKFSFASAGRAVQLFQRALSADRTFAPFFAGQAEALGWRVVLARAHSFLTETGEAQAAMDLAEQAAKLSRDLVPVQRALALAYYLNGRTKDSDRALKRADQINPADAETHLIIAITHLDEPEQLLTDSQAALGLNPTLIGALYLQGLALVKLQRQAEALESFGKVVSLSPEFTEAYFERGEILAQIGQENEAIASFQKAIALNPKMVSARFKLAILQQQTKHIDEAIQQYQAIIQASPALPQPYYNLGALYADEKKDNAQATAYFRKFLELTKDEAKAEQVQMWLQLHPR, from the coding sequence ATGAGCCGCAAACAGGCTGTTCCCTATTCTCTTGGCCTCCTGGTGCTGTCCTTCACTGTCCTATTGGCGTGGGCAGGCACCGGCCTGCTGCTGCTCGGGAGCGGACCGGAACCCCAGAAAAAGGGGAGGACACCTCCACACGTGGCCGCCCCGGTCTATTTGCCATTCACGGGGACGGAGTTCCATTTCCGCTTTTGGTATCCCGCGCAGGGATGGGAGGTCTCCGCCGCGTCGGCAAATGTCCTGGCCCAGATCACCAATCGGGCGGGCAGCAGCTTTGTGGTCCTCCATACCGCGCTCGACTTCCCCCTCACCCTCGATGAAATGGGACACGATTTCATCGACGTGGAGAACGATGTCCTGAAGAAGGACTTCCCTTCCGCACAGGTCCACTCGGCAGACTTCATCACTTTTCACAAATCCAAGGCGGTCGAGATCCGGTATGACTACACCTCGGAAGTCGGACCACAAGCCGCCCGGGAAGTCATCATCATCCATGGGAAAGATCTATTTCGTTTGCGCACCACGGCGTTGAAGTCATCTTCCGCTGCTGTTGAGCCGCTGCTTTCGTGGATGATGGAGAATTTTTATTTCTACGACACCCTCGCTTCAGCCCCCGCCGCGCCCACTCCCATGCCTGCGGCTGCGGCGGCCGCCCCTCCGGTAGCGGCCGGGGCAGTACACCCACGACCCACTCCTTCGACTCCACGTCCCACCGCTCCTGTGGTTCCACCCCCTCCGACAACCTCTGTTCCACCCCCGGGGGAAAGTACGGGATCGCTCTATCAACAGGCACGGGCGGAATATTTGAAATTCTCATTTGCGAGCGCGGGAAGGGCGGTGCAACTCTTCCAGAGGGCCCTCAGTGCCGACCGTACCTTTGCCCCGTTTTTCGCGGGTCAAGCCGAAGCACTGGGCTGGCGCGTCGTGCTGGCGCGAGCCCACTCTTTTCTGACAGAGACCGGGGAGGCACAGGCGGCAATGGACCTGGCTGAACAGGCAGCCAAACTGAGCCGTGACCTCGTCCCTGTTCAGCGCGCGCTGGCCCTGGCATATTACCTCAACGGCAGGACGAAGGATTCGGACAGGGCCTTGAAGAGAGCGGACCAGATCAATCCGGCCGACGCCGAGACCCATTTGATCATCGCCATCACGCATCTCGACGAGCCGGAACAGCTTTTGACCGACTCCCAGGCGGCTCTGGGGTTGAATCCGACCCTCATCGGAGCCCTGTATTTGCAAGGGCTGGCGCTGGTGAAACTCCAAAGACAGGCGGAAGCCCTGGAAAGTTTCGGCAAGGTTGTCAGTCTGAGCCCGGAGTTCACCGAAGCTTATTTTGAGCGGGGAGAAATCCTCGCTCAGATCGGCCAGGAGAACGAGGCCATCGCGAGCTTTCAGAAAGCGATCGCCCTGAATCCCAAAATGGTTTCAGCACGATTTAAACTTGCAATTCTGCAACAACAAACCAAACACATCGACGAAGCCATCCAGCAATACCAGGCCATCATTCAGGCCAGTCCTGCCTTGCCCCAACCCTACTACAATCTCGGCGCCCTTTACGCGGATGAGAAGAAAGACAATGCCCAGGCGACGGCCTATTTCCGTAAATTTCTCGAACTGACCAAAGACGAAGCCAAGGCCGAGCAAGTGCAGATGTGGCTGCAGCTTCACCCCCGGTAA
- a CDS encoding type II secretion system F family protein, with amino-acid sequence MNLFFLIFRWLVVLIFGILVGFIGYQLYPPLAERFNANVDKYSQWMSNEFSEQRKTVSPRRCRQILIGSMLGLAALGVMIDYTSIMLPLVGLVAGYLIPRTVVKYLRKRRFDRIDAQLVDTLTLMASALRSGLSLPQAVDLVVKEIKPPIAEEFSIVVKETRLGVLLDDALLNMANRLPIEDLKMVITSLVTIRETGGNLTEIFDVISHTIQERKKVENKIKALTAQGMFQGRAIALMPLAVVFMFYMMDPEFVKPLYTTALGWIVILLVAGLVSMGYWMMMQIVKIEV; translated from the coding sequence GTGAACCTATTTTTCCTGATATTCAGATGGCTGGTGGTGCTGATCTTCGGGATTCTGGTCGGCTTCATTGGTTATCAACTTTACCCTCCACTGGCGGAGCGCTTCAATGCGAACGTGGATAAGTACAGTCAGTGGATGTCCAATGAATTTTCGGAGCAGCGCAAGACCGTCTCCCCGAGGCGGTGCCGACAGATTTTAATCGGCTCCATGCTCGGGTTAGCGGCGCTGGGTGTGATGATTGATTACACCTCCATCATGCTTCCCCTGGTGGGCCTCGTGGCCGGCTATTTGATTCCGCGCACGGTGGTGAAGTATCTTCGCAAACGCCGGTTCGATCGGATTGACGCCCAATTGGTCGACACCCTGACCTTGATGGCCAGCGCGCTGCGCTCCGGCCTGAGTCTGCCCCAGGCCGTGGACCTGGTCGTGAAGGAAATCAAACCTCCGATTGCGGAGGAATTTTCCATCGTCGTGAAGGAGACCCGGCTCGGGGTGCTGCTCGATGATGCCCTGTTGAATATGGCCAATCGTCTGCCGATTGAAGACTTGAAGATGGTCATCACTTCCCTGGTGACCATCCGGGAGACCGGAGGAAATTTGACGGAGATTTTCGACGTCATCTCCCATACCATTCAGGAACGCAAGAAGGTGGAAAACAAGATCAAGGCGCTGACGGCCCAGGGGATGTTTCAGGGGCGGGCGATTGCCCTCATGCCCCTGGCGGTCGTGTTCATGTTCTATATGATGGATCCCGAGTTTGTGAAACCACTGTACACGACGGCGCTCGGCTGGATTGTAATCCTCCTCGTGGCTGGTTTGGTGAGCATGGGTTACTGGATGATGATGCAGATTGTAAAGATTGAGGTGTGA
- a CDS encoding FHA domain-containing protein has protein sequence MPLDYGETQAVSSLSGNAILIWMKEDGSEMRFPIFAAVTTIGRDATNMIPINDGTVSRFHAKLHFQNGQYVLVDLGSANKTFVNGQEVREVQLQSGSEIRFAQQRFMFQVVQAAAAPPQWAPAPSPMAQAPPMPMQAPPMAGPPLGGPPMGTPYRPPAAVVVSQPTQKKPKPIIILGGVFVVLLVLVVVVAKMTQGPSQPPGAKQETAPKATAPVTAAPPPSASPSIPAEPPPASSSLPTTGSATPSDVTTPGATGPQAVGRMMDDAAALESAGKLRDARQRYEQVLAMDPINSRARAHLEDLKQRINDAINLHFKNAKQAYDYLRFDEAVDEWNLVLALADPTDSRYVESQRGIQQAQARLKR, from the coding sequence ATGCCCCTGGATTATGGTGAAACGCAGGCAGTTTCATCCCTGAGTGGAAACGCCATTCTCATCTGGATGAAGGAAGACGGCTCCGAAATGAGATTTCCCATCTTTGCCGCTGTCACCACGATCGGCCGGGATGCCACAAATATGATCCCGATCAATGATGGCACAGTCTCTCGATTCCATGCCAAACTCCACTTTCAAAATGGCCAGTACGTCCTGGTTGATTTGGGGAGTGCCAATAAGACTTTTGTGAACGGGCAGGAGGTTCGTGAGGTGCAGTTGCAATCCGGGAGCGAAATCCGGTTTGCACAACAGCGATTCATGTTTCAAGTGGTTCAGGCAGCCGCGGCTCCCCCGCAGTGGGCTCCGGCGCCATCCCCCATGGCACAAGCACCTCCTATGCCAATGCAGGCCCCGCCGATGGCGGGGCCGCCCCTGGGTGGACCGCCGATGGGCACTCCCTACCGCCCCCCCGCGGCGGTGGTGGTATCGCAGCCGACCCAAAAAAAGCCCAAGCCCATCATCATCCTGGGAGGAGTGTTTGTGGTTCTCCTGGTCCTGGTGGTCGTGGTCGCCAAGATGACTCAGGGTCCGAGCCAACCGCCTGGAGCCAAGCAGGAGACAGCCCCTAAGGCCACAGCGCCGGTGACGGCTGCCCCGCCGCCCTCTGCTTCCCCCTCCATTCCGGCTGAACCCCCGCCGGCCTCAAGCTCTCTCCCCACAACGGGAAGCGCCACTCCGTCCGATGTGACCACTCCCGGGGCCACAGGACCGCAAGCGGTGGGCCGGATGATGGATGACGCAGCGGCTCTGGAGTCCGCCGGAAAATTGAGGGACGCCAGACAACGCTATGAACAGGTCCTGGCGATGGACCCGATCAATTCGCGGGCACGAGCACATTTGGAAGACTTGAAACAACGGATTAATGATGCCATCAACCTTCATTTCAAAAATGCCAAGCAGGCTTATGATTATCTGCGTTTCGACGAAGCGGTCGATGAATGGAATCTGGTCCTGGCACTGGCCGATCCCACTGATTCTCGATACGTGGAGAGCCAGCGAGGCATCCAGCAGGCACAGGCCCGCCTGAAGCGCTAA
- a CDS encoding FHA domain-containing protein: MPFLTINRGGVLEQRVTLDKDVIRIGRLDDNDVALKDGSISRHHARIERQGDRFVIKDLGSQNGIWSAGTRVSELELVPGTAFVMGIFSGLVEAPSVEIAPPSAYTWAKLFVLDGPVAQPEFSLNRPELRFGRSAGLEVPINDDLVSKNHAKIVYQNNQHTIVDTASRNGVFVNGLRVESQVLKHRDEIQIGPARFAYSETGEYIPPQPVMVSAAPQAGMGPPPSSGYPQAPAMGAATRQKSLFSRVPRIVWFGGLLAVVIVIILMAVLSGPPKTEGPSSKEISTENQQTIQKLLLEGKQFFAGGDYQSALDKANAVLTPDLDPRNREALELQSKAQDKLRELAAAREKAQQEAAERASKIQTLLTDSAAASKRGDFAAAKSLLEDARTLDPENPNVKKALVDTLVASAQADSKKRDYKSAFEAYDAALQLDPMNADAKKGRESLANFEQAAKSRETRTRALFEQAKSAAASGALAKAYQDINSVLSLNPSYPQAANLRGQIQSQLEAKVKPLYDEGVRLFNAGQLVEAASKLSQALAIYPDHQPTQQFLLQARSKLRAEAQEAFRRGYINEGLGRYKEAMDLYQRTLNLLPDPNEEYHKKAADKISQLKDKVK; this comes from the coding sequence ATGCCATTTCTGACGATCAACCGCGGCGGTGTCCTCGAACAGCGTGTCACGCTGGACAAAGACGTGATCCGGATTGGCCGCCTGGACGACAACGACGTCGCTTTGAAAGATGGCTCCATCTCCCGTCACCATGCCCGGATTGAACGCCAGGGGGACCGTTTCGTGATTAAGGATCTGGGAAGCCAGAATGGAATCTGGTCGGCGGGAACACGGGTTTCTGAGCTGGAGTTGGTTCCGGGGACCGCGTTTGTGATGGGTATTTTCTCCGGCCTGGTCGAAGCCCCCTCTGTCGAAATCGCTCCTCCCTCCGCCTACACCTGGGCGAAGCTTTTCGTACTCGACGGCCCGGTGGCCCAGCCGGAGTTCTCTTTAAATCGACCCGAATTGCGATTTGGCCGCTCCGCCGGGCTGGAGGTTCCCATTAACGACGATCTGGTCTCCAAGAATCACGCCAAGATCGTCTACCAGAACAACCAGCACACGATCGTGGACACGGCAAGCCGAAACGGCGTCTTCGTCAACGGCCTCCGGGTCGAATCCCAGGTCCTTAAACATCGTGATGAAATTCAAATTGGCCCGGCGCGATTTGCCTACAGCGAAACCGGCGAGTACATTCCCCCACAACCGGTCATGGTGTCGGCGGCCCCGCAGGCGGGGATGGGCCCACCACCCTCGTCTGGTTACCCCCAGGCTCCAGCCATGGGCGCCGCAACCAGACAAAAAAGCCTGTTCAGCCGGGTTCCCAGGATCGTCTGGTTTGGAGGCCTACTGGCTGTTGTCATCGTGATTATCCTGATGGCAGTTCTCTCGGGACCGCCAAAAACAGAGGGGCCGAGTTCTAAGGAAATCAGCACTGAGAACCAACAGACCATCCAGAAGCTTCTGCTCGAGGGAAAGCAGTTTTTCGCCGGCGGGGATTATCAGAGCGCCCTCGATAAGGCCAATGCTGTGCTGACGCCGGACCTGGACCCCAGGAATCGAGAGGCCCTGGAATTGCAGTCCAAAGCCCAGGACAAGTTGCGGGAGCTGGCCGCGGCGCGTGAGAAGGCCCAACAGGAAGCCGCTGAGCGCGCCAGCAAGATCCAGACGCTGCTCACCGATTCCGCCGCCGCGTCCAAGCGGGGGGATTTTGCAGCCGCCAAGTCCCTTCTCGAAGACGCCCGAACCCTCGATCCGGAAAACCCGAACGTCAAGAAGGCGCTGGTCGATACCCTGGTCGCCTCCGCGCAAGCAGATTCGAAGAAACGCGATTATAAGAGCGCGTTCGAGGCCTATGATGCGGCCCTGCAGTTGGATCCGATGAACGCCGATGCCAAAAAAGGACGGGAGAGCCTTGCCAACTTTGAGCAGGCCGCGAAATCCCGTGAAACGCGCACCCGGGCTCTCTTCGAACAAGCGAAGAGCGCGGCCGCGAGCGGTGCGCTGGCAAAAGCCTACCAGGACATCAATTCTGTTCTCTCCTTGAATCCGAGCTACCCTCAGGCCGCCAACCTTCGGGGCCAGATCCAGTCGCAGCTCGAGGCAAAAGTGAAGCCTCTCTACGACGAGGGAGTCCGCCTGTTCAATGCCGGGCAATTGGTGGAGGCCGCCAGCAAGCTCAGTCAAGCCCTCGCCATTTATCCGGACCATCAACCCACCCAGCAGTTCTTATTGCAGGCGCGAAGCAAGTTGCGTGCCGAGGCTCAAGAAGCATTCCGGCGCGGATACATCAACGAAGGACTGGGCCGTTACAAGGAGGCCATGGATCTATACCAGCGGACTTTGAATCTGCTGCCTGACCCGAATGAGGAGTACCATAAAAAGGCGGCCGACAAGATTTCCCAGCTCAAAGACAAAGTGAAGTAA
- a CDS encoding DUF192 domain-containing protein, which yields MDRSEAETLRIVNTRTGHQLADRAWLAQSHASRMKGLLNIKELEAGRGLFIPRCGAIHTFFMKMKIDVVFVDGTLHVMSLFPAAAPFRMFWGGWKARGVIELPPGTIQRTGTQRGDLLACHPESS from the coding sequence ATGGACCGAAGTGAGGCGGAGACTCTCCGGATCGTCAACACGCGGACGGGTCATCAGCTCGCCGACCGGGCGTGGCTGGCCCAATCCCATGCATCGCGAATGAAAGGATTGCTCAACATCAAGGAACTCGAGGCCGGGCGTGGCTTGTTCATTCCCCGATGTGGCGCCATCCATACTTTTTTTATGAAGATGAAGATCGATGTGGTCTTTGTCGATGGAACTTTGCACGTGATGAGCCTTTTTCCTGCGGCTGCGCCGTTCCGGATGTTCTGGGGGGGATGGAAGGCCAGGGGGGTGATTGAATTGCCTCCCGGCACCATTCAGAGAACCGGAACACAACGGGGAGACTTGCTGGCATGCCACCCAGAATCGTCATAA
- the tadA gene encoding Flp pilus assembly complex ATPase component TadA, producing MTNEELENKLAELLVSYGRISEPVALRAREFQKTRPITFGRALVEMKLLAADLLKPLLEEITGTTCVDPSLMTVYPDYVEMVSQLLPPDVVTRLLVFPIQSEMNVIHVCMLNPTDTEVIQWLEGLSGCLIKPLVCHEMGIVAALEQHYKKYLTGPPTYLNNPEQAKAAAQAAFDRDFQAPFEKFLEPAIAYANRNRDKMRKDPAGLQAAIRDPSIVKLVNQILNRLVLANASDLHFEPTEDKFRIRTRIDGVIKTKWVMPENLKLPVVARLKAMAGIPIESASIPVDARIGYDMIWGKQVDFRFSDLPSLLGEKIVLRVLDRSKGRKLLSDLGFDPSTLSVVTRVSEMPNGLILVTGPTGSGKSSTLYALLDKLNDDADCILTAEDPVESRIPGVVQVQCEEEKGLTFAASLRSFLRQDPDIIMVGEIRDAETADIAMKAALTGHLVLSTLHTNDAPSTVLRLLNMGLEPFLIASSLRLVLAQRLLRRLCSKCKKVADPKGVNLKEISAQYPGVLDGAQVFDPAGCAECDQTGYRGRTGIFEALEIIEPIEELIIAQKPAHEIRATARKFGMKTLRENGLQKVASGVTSLEEVLQNTVADFQR from the coding sequence GTGACAAACGAAGAATTGGAAAATAAGCTTGCCGAGCTGCTGGTCAGCTATGGGCGGATCTCCGAGCCGGTGGCCCTTCGGGCGCGGGAATTCCAGAAGACGCGCCCCATCACCTTCGGACGCGCCCTCGTCGAAATGAAGCTTCTTGCTGCCGACCTCCTTAAACCGTTGCTTGAGGAAATCACCGGGACCACCTGTGTCGATCCCTCCCTGATGACCGTCTATCCGGACTACGTGGAAATGGTCAGCCAGCTCCTCCCACCGGACGTGGTCACCCGGCTGCTCGTCTTCCCCATCCAATCGGAAATGAATGTGATCCATGTCTGCATGCTCAATCCCACGGACACGGAAGTGATCCAATGGCTGGAAGGGCTTTCGGGATGCCTGATCAAGCCGCTTGTGTGCCACGAAATGGGCATCGTGGCCGCTCTTGAACAGCATTACAAGAAGTACCTGACGGGCCCGCCCACTTACCTGAACAATCCGGAACAGGCCAAGGCCGCCGCCCAGGCCGCCTTTGACCGGGACTTTCAGGCGCCCTTTGAGAAATTCCTGGAACCCGCCATTGCTTATGCCAACCGGAACCGCGACAAGATGAGGAAGGATCCCGCCGGACTCCAGGCCGCGATCCGCGATCCCTCCATCGTCAAGCTGGTCAACCAGATCTTGAATCGCCTGGTGCTCGCCAATGCCAGCGATCTCCATTTTGAACCCACCGAGGACAAGTTCCGGATCCGCACGCGGATCGATGGAGTCATTAAGACCAAGTGGGTGATGCCCGAGAATCTGAAGCTTCCGGTCGTGGCGCGCCTCAAGGCCATGGCAGGAATCCCGATTGAATCCGCCTCCATCCCGGTCGATGCCCGGATCGGATATGACATGATCTGGGGAAAGCAGGTGGACTTCCGGTTCTCGGACTTGCCCTCGTTGTTGGGAGAAAAGATCGTGCTACGCGTTCTGGACCGTTCCAAAGGGCGCAAGCTGCTTTCGGACCTGGGGTTTGATCCGAGCACCCTCAGCGTTGTGACCCGTGTCTCGGAAATGCCTAACGGCCTGATCCTGGTCACGGGCCCGACCGGCAGCGGGAAAAGCTCCACGCTGTATGCGCTGCTCGACAAGCTGAACGATGATGCCGACTGCATCCTGACCGCTGAAGATCCCGTGGAGTCCCGGATCCCCGGCGTGGTGCAGGTCCAATGTGAAGAAGAGAAGGGACTGACCTTCGCCGCCAGCCTGCGAAGTTTTCTGCGCCAGGACCCGGACATTATCATGGTGGGCGAAATTCGCGACGCCGAAACGGCCGACATTGCCATGAAGGCGGCCCTGACCGGGCATCTCGTTCTTTCGACCCTCCATACCAACGACGCGCCGTCCACCGTCCTGCGCCTCCTGAACATGGGCCTCGAGCCTTTTTTAATCGCTTCCTCGCTTCGGCTTGTGCTGGCCCAGCGCCTGTTGAGAAGACTGTGCTCCAAGTGCAAGAAAGTTGCCGACCCGAAAGGGGTGAACCTGAAGGAAATCTCGGCTCAGTATCCGGGCGTATTGGATGGAGCCCAGGTTTTTGATCCCGCAGGATGTGCGGAATGCGACCAGACCGGCTATCGCGGCCGCACCGGCATCTTCGAGGCACTCGAAATCATCGAACCGATCGAAGAACTCATTATCGCCCAGAAGCCGGCGCACGAGATCCGGGCGACGGCCCGCAAGTTCGGGATGAAAACCCTCCGCGAAAACGGGCTGCAAAAGGTGGCCTCCGGCGTGACCAGCCTCGAAGAAGTCCTTCAGAATACCGTCGCCGATTTTCAACGATGA
- a CDS encoding type II secretion system F family protein, translating into MDAQLVWNLWKLVILAMSVIAAYLLVSELYPDVEARLVRDRLVETIDRKKIKSPVLRLLFPIWNIYAGSMRRYKLVEYRQGVQKKLVQAGVTDQMTVDHFLAAKVFFTVAIPLLLALAVDTFKRPLGVVLAAVMGFYFADLWLGSMIKDRQTKILRAMPLSVDLLTLTVEAGLDFTGGIQRVVDKGPSGPLQEELRTLLQDIRLGTTRANGLRALEQRCAMVEVTSFTSVLIQADQLGASIGPVLRAQAERMRAERFSRAEKMGAEAASKIIFPMIIFIMPAVFLILIGPLILKMIYGPK; encoded by the coding sequence ATGGACGCACAGTTAGTGTGGAACCTGTGGAAGCTTGTGATACTGGCGATGAGCGTGATTGCCGCCTACTTGCTGGTTTCCGAGTTATACCCTGACGTGGAGGCTCGCCTCGTTCGCGACCGCCTCGTGGAGACCATCGACCGCAAAAAGATTAAGTCGCCCGTGCTGAGACTGCTTTTCCCCATTTGGAATATTTATGCGGGATCCATGCGGCGCTACAAGTTGGTAGAGTACCGCCAGGGTGTCCAGAAAAAGCTGGTTCAGGCAGGGGTCACCGACCAGATGACGGTGGACCACTTTCTCGCTGCCAAGGTGTTTTTCACTGTGGCCATCCCGTTGTTATTGGCGCTTGCCGTCGATACCTTTAAGAGGCCTCTGGGCGTGGTCCTGGCGGCGGTGATGGGATTCTATTTCGCGGACCTGTGGCTCGGATCCATGATCAAGGACCGGCAGACGAAGATTCTCAGGGCCATGCCCCTGTCGGTGGATCTGTTGACTCTGACGGTCGAGGCCGGCCTGGATTTTACAGGCGGCATCCAGCGGGTCGTGGATAAGGGGCCGTCCGGGCCTTTGCAGGAGGAGCTTCGGACGCTCCTGCAGGACATCCGTCTGGGGACGACGCGCGCCAACGGACTCCGCGCTTTGGAACAGCGATGTGCCATGGTGGAGGTAACCTCGTTTACCTCCGTCCTGATCCAGGCGGATCAGCTCGGCGCTTCTATTGGACCGGTGCTCCGGGCACAGGCTGAACGTATGCGCGCCGAAAGGTTCTCGCGTGCGGAGAAAATGGGGGCCGAAGCTGCCAGCAAGATCATATTCCCCATGATTATCTTCATCATGCCTGCGGTGTTTCTCATTCTCATCGGCCCGCTGATCCTCAAGATGATTTATGGACCGAAGTGA
- a CDS encoding FHA domain-containing protein: MPPRIVIIEATREQTIELLSPSTVLGRETGCDIQLLDLKLSRRHARLDVSAQGVRLCDLGSRNGTFLNGRQITEAWLSHGDTFQIGHVRITFLQAKGEDESTEEVPPPTAPSGRSRDTRTVTSSTPQPEGSQPAPSFDSAQPPAPEVEPMPPPPVPPSSSVPVPETSPAAAEPSEPKTVFLDAQKMQEISQRPVPPAAEVSPNAESTSRLPSIAPGESKTVFLDAKKMQEVSRAAPPPPSAPLRTDSTARLPALSQPVDRGTQILSVPPTGERDRTVYLQAGYSGTTVLTPQAPPASEEALLAPMMEQVQKKLVSRIRFPRMAWRAKFTLLLTLMLVFLLLVILLPLLRIQEKAVVRTSLERGLALTNSLAARNYFPVANNQRLQLDTDFISREEGVRQSAILDPGGLVLSPAARAGEVVTRIEGIDKNTAQIRLMEEGVTASGDYNLVLPIKNENAQIIGYAWTTYTPAGLSQSGGNITVVIMLVVFLAAIGGAALVWSATNMTVQPLQRLRDETESAIRGDVDRVDSLVGFAEINALAQSINRLIERTSLPPEMAAPRPEQPVQTPYTAPPPSPGAFPPSPGIPATPLSTAPAPAVSVAPVAPALPGPSEVGELVVDGNFTIMQVKGYASKWLGMRVNELVGKHVIEAVREQPLLEAILDLINALAAQPQVTQEFDFSSVPSLGAPFVLEATKAGGSDQISIKLSRR, from the coding sequence ATGCCACCCAGAATCGTCATAATCGAAGCGACCCGAGAACAGACCATCGAACTCCTGTCTCCGAGCACGGTTCTCGGGCGTGAAACAGGTTGCGATATCCAGCTCCTGGACCTCAAGCTCTCTCGGCGACATGCGAGACTCGACGTTTCTGCGCAGGGCGTCAGACTGTGTGACCTGGGAAGCCGCAACGGAACATTTCTGAATGGCCGTCAGATCACCGAGGCATGGTTGAGCCATGGCGATACGTTTCAGATCGGCCATGTGAGGATTACCTTTCTCCAGGCGAAGGGCGAAGACGAATCGACGGAGGAGGTTCCTCCCCCGACGGCTCCGTCGGGCCGATCCCGCGACACGCGGACCGTGACCTCTTCGACGCCACAGCCGGAAGGGTCGCAACCCGCTCCATCCTTCGACTCCGCTCAGCCCCCCGCGCCTGAAGTGGAACCGATGCCTCCCCCACCTGTTCCACCTTCCTCTTCAGTTCCCGTGCCTGAGACTTCCCCCGCAGCCGCTGAGCCTTCGGAGCCAAAAACGGTTTTTTTGGACGCGCAGAAAATGCAGGAAATCAGCCAGAGACCCGTTCCTCCGGCCGCTGAAGTATCTCCGAATGCTGAATCGACTTCTCGATTGCCCTCTATTGCTCCCGGCGAATCCAAAACGGTCTTCCTGGACGCAAAAAAAATGCAAGAGGTCAGCAGGGCGGCGCCTCCGCCCCCTTCGGCGCCCTTGAGGACTGATTCCACCGCGCGGCTGCCTGCGCTCTCCCAGCCTGTCGACCGCGGCACCCAGATTCTGAGTGTTCCCCCGACAGGCGAGCGAGACCGAACCGTTTATCTCCAGGCGGGATATTCGGGAACGACCGTTCTGACGCCTCAAGCCCCTCCTGCATCCGAAGAGGCGCTCCTCGCTCCGATGATGGAGCAAGTCCAGAAGAAGCTGGTCTCCCGGATCCGGTTTCCCCGGATGGCCTGGCGAGCGAAATTCACGCTGCTCCTGACCCTGATGCTCGTGTTTCTTTTGCTGGTCATCCTGTTGCCCCTCCTGAGGATTCAGGAAAAAGCGGTCGTTCGGACTTCGCTGGAACGGGGCCTGGCCCTGACAAACTCGCTGGCCGCGAGGAATTATTTTCCCGTCGCCAACAATCAGCGGCTTCAATTGGATACTGACTTCATCTCGCGAGAGGAGGGGGTCAGGCAGTCCGCCATCCTTGATCCGGGCGGGCTGGTGCTGAGCCCCGCCGCGAGGGCAGGCGAGGTCGTTACCCGGATCGAGGGAATCGACAAGAATACTGCGCAAATCAGGTTGATGGAGGAGGGCGTCACGGCATCGGGAGACTATAACCTTGTCCTTCCCATCAAGAATGAGAACGCACAAATCATCGGATATGCCTGGACCACCTACACGCCCGCCGGCCTTTCGCAGAGCGGGGGCAACATTACGGTGGTGATTATGCTGGTGGTTTTTCTGGCGGCTATCGGCGGGGCCGCCCTGGTGTGGAGCGCCACGAATATGACCGTCCAGCCGCTCCAGAGACTGCGCGATGAGACGGAATCTGCCATTCGAGGTGATGTCGATCGTGTCGATAGCCTGGTGGGTTTTGCCGAAATTAACGCGCTGGCACAGAGCATCAATCGATTGATCGAGCGAACAAGTCTGCCGCCTGAAATGGCTGCTCCGCGCCCGGAACAACCAGTTCAGACCCCTTACACTGCTCCTCCGCCAAGTCCCGGCGCATTCCCTCCGTCTCCCGGGATTCCGGCGACGCCCCTCTCGACGGCACCTGCTCCGGCCGTCTCCGTCGCCCCGGTGGCGCCCGCTCTCCCGGGCCCTTCGGAAGTCGGGGAATTGGTTGTGGATGGCAACTTTACCATCATGCAGGTCAAAGGATATGCGTCGAAATGGCTGGGGATGCGTGTCAACGAGCTCGTGGGAAAACATGTCATCGAAGCCGTGCGCGAGCAGCCGCTCCTTGAAGCCATCTTGGACCTTATCAATGCCCTCGCCGCCCAGCCGCAAGTCACACAGGAATTTGACTTCTCTTCGGTCCCTTCGCTGGGTGCCCCGTTTGTGCTTGAGGCCACCAAGGCCGGGGGAAGCGATCAGATTTCCATCAAGCTCAGCAGGAGGTGA